The Dermacentor albipictus isolate Rhodes 1998 colony chromosome 2, USDA_Dalb.pri_finalv2, whole genome shotgun sequence genome has a segment encoding these proteins:
- the LOC135900873 gene encoding neprilysin-1-like isoform X2, whose translation MKPVEKKADLTAKDTKSKTKKDGAGSTTRTTRKSQRSYSMKPVAKKAELTERDTKSILKNGGETTGGTTRGRSKNWIDDFPDPKPIAAGQSTRGRHSKAKKIAIIAIALLFICGALLTIGIWALSHASVTFCDTSDCLRHVIELKEAMDTSVDPCYDFYKFTCGSWKPKQRERSMIARVFDESTDRAISEMEGPREKTIAPKAVDYFKSCIQRRDFTLDDLRVYFNFKEQIGFLWPEKNQPAIDALLPLLNLTINWNINLLFHLRALPAYKRRPQTLYIRRGIVSTRWLDPTWTPATFAEAVKQHCALLRIEPPNASSIDALKITVEDIVDAAVKVPPDATSDTQFTLREIEVLMPKRTDEWLSNVNKLHSPQFTWTLDSAVALEDDTILQNVYALLQKYKEKKQTLMEGFSFVFLRMSLWLFAGKPELRHGPDPEVGRNIWKRTCLKYTTGHFGLLVAAKHIYARYSSSVRNELERFHQSIQAAMKQQLEDAYWIEASIRSRAVIKIEELTLNAMPEENFFSEVNLAGLYRDFPKINASFISNYIAVAAAYRRLIGHDSFISVYSKQFGAGAPSRYNYYYNIAYMALGAMEPPILYLNGTKAMIYGSFGTLIAGCMVRSLDRRGVLVNDLGRKEKWWDSPAYTERISCDLLSGSKHDGGGTGQSPKAKSIGGRDPREVRFSALFPLAPGLAVSFMAHRVAVTKEGTYVQHRLRGFEDYTDDQLFFLTYCLMTCATNSSGEMCNVPMRQTQAFADAYQCPFESPMNPSKKCTFF comes from the exons gGACGCAGTAAGAACTGGATAGATGATTTCCCGGATCCGAAACCAATTGCG GCTGGCCAGTCGACCAGAGGTCGCCACTCAAAAGCCAAGAAGATAGCCATCATTGCGATAGCACTGCTCTTCATCTGCGGAGCCCTGCTGACGATCGGGATATGGGCCCTCTCTCATGCCTCGGTAACGTTCTGCGACACGTCAGATTGCCTTAGACATGTCATTGAGCTCAAGGAGGCCATGGACACTAGCGTCGACCCCTGCTACGACTTCTACAAGTTCACGTGTGGCTCCTGGAAGCCAAAACAGAGAGAGCGGTCCATGATTGCGCGAGTCTTCGACGAGTCGACGGACCGCGCCATTAGCGAAATGGAGGGCCCGAGAGAGAAGACTATTGCGCCCAAAGCAGTGGACTATTTCAAGAGCTGCATCCAGCGACGCGATTTCACGTTGGATGATCTGCGAGTCTATTTCAACTTCAAGGAGCAAATCGGTTTCTTGTGGCCGGAGAAGAATCAACCAGCCATCGATGCACTGCTCCCGCTGCTGAACCTCACTATCAACTGGAACATCAACTTGCTCTTCCACCTGCGCGCCTTGCCCGCATACAAGCGGAGGCCACAGACGCTGTACATTAGACGCGGCATAGTGAGCACCAGGTGGTTGGATCCCACGTGGACACCCGCCACGTTTGCCGAAGCCGTCAAACAGCACTGCGCCCTACTCAGGATCGAACCGCCGAATGCCTCAAGCATCGATGCACTGAAGATCACCGTGGAGGACATCGTAGACGCCGCGGTCAAAGTACCGCCGGACGCCACGAGCGACACGCAGTTCACGCTCAGAGAGATCGAGGTGCTGATGCCCAAAAGGACGGACGAGTGGCTCAGCAACGTGAACAAACTGCACAGTCCCCAGTTCACGTGGACGCTGGACAGCGCCGTTGCTCTCGAAGACGACACGATATTGCAGAATGTATACGCCCTGCTACAGAAGTACAAGGAAAAGAAGCAGACGCTCATGGAAGGCTTTTCGTTCGTTTTCCTTCGAATGTCCCTGTGGTTGTTCGCAGGGAAACCAGAGTTGCGCCATGGGCCCGATCCCGAAGTGGGCCGCAATATATGGAAGCGGACCTGCCTCAAATACACGACTGGCCACTTCGGCCTGCTCGTCGCGGCCAAGCACATTTACGCGCGCTACAGCAGCAGTGTGCGCAACGAGCTCGAACGTTTCCACCAGAGCATTCAGGCCGCGATGAAGCAGCAGCTGGAAGACGCCTACTGGATCGAAGCCTCCATCAGGAGTCGGGCGGTTATCAAGATCGAAGAGCTGACGCTGAACGCGATGCCAGAGGAGAACTTCTTCTCCGAAGTTAACCTGGCCGGCCTGTACCGGGACTTCCCAAAGATCAATGCGTCATTCATAAGCAACTACATCGCGGTCGCAGCCGCCTACCGGCGCCTCATCGGCCACGACAGCTTTATCAGCGTCTACTCCAAACAGTTCGGGGCCGGCGCGCCCAGCCGATACAACTACTACTACAACATCGCCTACATGGCACTGGGCGCCATGGAGCCTCCCATACTCTACTTGAACGGTACCAAGGCCATGATTTACGGCAGCTTCGGCACGCTCATCGCCGGGTGCATGGTGCGCTCGCTCGACAGGCGCGGCGTCCTCGTCAACGACCTGGGCAGAAAGGAGAAGTGGTGGGACTCGCCAGCCTACACAGAACGAATCAGCTGCGACTTGTTGTCCGGAAGCAAGCATGATGGCGGGGGAACTGGCCAGAGTCCGAAAGCGAAGTCGATTGGCGGCCGCGACCCGCGCGAGGTTCGTTTTTCGGCCTTGTTCCCATTGGCACCGGGACTGGCCGTGTCGTTCATGGCGCACCGCGTGGCTGTGACCAAAGAAGGCACGTACGTCCAGCACCGCCTGCGCGGCTTTGAAGATTACACAGACGACCAGCTCTTCTTCCTGACCTACTGCCTCATGACGTGCGCCACAAACAGCAGCGGCGAGATGTGCAACGTACCAATGCGACAGACGCAGGCGTTCGCCGACGCGTACCAATGCCCCTTCGAATCGCCGATGAACCCGAGTAAGAAGTGTACATTCTTCTAG